A window of the Pseudomonas gozinkensis genome harbors these coding sequences:
- a CDS encoding collagen-like protein: protein MRKLCVLAAFISPLACAQVVSVETNSLMRLPNTASTLQLEKLVVADYGTLLIPSNVTELSVGELQLGHEARIAIVPSEQALDMKVIRAQLAEGSQITARGAPGTYEKAARAGRNLNLQFKVLNAPKLVVDARGGTGAPGFVGLDGANGQEPGCTWGQAGHGFDGSNGSDGQPGAPGALVRLEVPREFPAELIKVEVAGGAGGPAGPGGKPGAGGKSKGCLVYRADGGKSGKPGADGQPGPAGAAGAVTVQRL from the coding sequence ATGCGTAAACTCTGCGTGCTCGCTGCATTCATCAGTCCCCTGGCCTGCGCCCAGGTGGTCAGCGTCGAAACCAATTCCCTGATGCGTCTGCCGAACACCGCCAGCACTTTGCAGCTGGAAAAACTGGTGGTCGCCGATTACGGCACTTTGCTGATTCCTTCGAACGTGACCGAGCTGAGTGTCGGCGAATTGCAGCTGGGCCACGAAGCGCGCATCGCCATCGTGCCGAGCGAGCAGGCGCTGGATATGAAAGTCATCCGCGCCCAACTTGCCGAAGGTAGCCAGATCACTGCCCGTGGTGCACCGGGGACGTACGAAAAAGCCGCCCGCGCCGGGCGCAATCTGAACCTGCAATTCAAGGTGTTGAATGCGCCGAAACTGGTGGTCGATGCCCGTGGCGGCACGGGGGCGCCGGGGTTTGTCGGTCTTGATGGAGCTAACGGTCAGGAACCGGGCTGCACCTGGGGTCAGGCGGGACACGGTTTTGATGGCAGCAACGGCAGCGATGGTCAGCCGGGCGCACCGGGTGCGCTGGTACGTCTTGAAGTGCCGCGCGAGTTTCCGGCCGAGCTGATCAAGGTTGAAGTCGCCGGCGGTGCCGGTGGCCCGGCCGGTCCTGGCGGCAAGCCGGGGGCGGGTGGCAAGTCCAAGGGTTGCCTGGTCTATCGCGCCGATGGTGGCAAGAGCGGCAAGCCGGGGGCCGACGGGCAGCCCGGGCCTGCGGGTGCGGCGGGGGCTGTCACCGTACAGCGCCTGTAA
- a CDS encoding OmpA family protein — MSIVRTALPLVLLTSVLTGCAGLQKTDWPTCAAVGGVVGAGLGATESSAWAGYGALLVGGTAAAYCWVHGDGDEDGDGVPDSRDKCPGTPKGVQVDADGCPPPAPAPVVEEAVVVKEETIVIRDVHFQFDKATLTPADKLVLDKVASRLKQESSTAQLTVTGHTDSVGSDAYNQKLSDRRAHSVVKYLVESGVPQSSFVSVTGAGESQPVADNKTADGRALNRRTEIKINR, encoded by the coding sequence ATGAGCATAGTTCGGACAGCATTACCCTTGGTTCTGCTAACCAGTGTGTTGACTGGTTGTGCAGGTTTGCAGAAAACCGACTGGCCGACCTGTGCGGCAGTCGGCGGTGTCGTCGGTGCGGGCCTCGGTGCGACCGAAAGCTCCGCATGGGCGGGGTATGGCGCGTTACTTGTCGGCGGTACGGCAGCGGCCTATTGCTGGGTTCACGGTGATGGCGATGAAGACGGCGATGGTGTGCCGGACAGTCGCGACAAGTGCCCGGGCACGCCTAAAGGCGTACAGGTCGATGCTGACGGCTGCCCTCCACCAGCCCCTGCGCCAGTGGTCGAAGAAGCTGTAGTGGTCAAGGAAGAAACCATTGTCATCCGCGATGTTCACTTCCAGTTCGACAAAGCCACGCTGACCCCGGCCGACAAACTGGTCCTGGATAAAGTCGCTTCGCGCCTGAAACAGGAATCCAGCACGGCACAACTGACCGTGACCGGCCACACCGACAGCGTCGGCAGCGATGCCTACAACCAGAAACTGTCGGATCGCCGCGCGCACTCGGTGGTCAAGTACCTGGTTGAGAGCGGCGTACCGCAAAGCAGCTTCGTGTCGGTGACCGGTGCCGGTGAAAGCCAGCCGGTGGCAGACAACAAAACTGCGGACGGTCGCGCGCTGAACCGTCGTACCGAAATCAAAATCAACCGCTAG
- a CDS encoding DUF1145 domain-containing protein, protein MKVFCGLGRLLTLLFCCVVLANQLVPFVHPLHLLVNLAGGLLLAIHVLEVLLCNRSLKGRPHPWRDRGRILLFGVFHLQTIPAPAAPEASHA, encoded by the coding sequence ATGAAGGTGTTCTGTGGGCTGGGGCGATTGTTGACCCTGCTGTTCTGCTGCGTGGTGCTGGCCAATCAGCTGGTGCCGTTTGTTCATCCGCTGCACCTGCTGGTCAATCTGGCCGGCGGTCTGCTGCTGGCGATCCATGTGCTCGAAGTGCTGCTGTGCAACCGCAGCCTCAAGGGCCGTCCGCACCCGTGGCGCGATCGTGGCCGCATCCTGTTGTTCGGCGTTTTCCACCTGCAAACCATCCCGGCCCCGGCCGCTCCGGAGGCTTCCCATGCGTAA
- a CDS encoding CopD family protein gives MTPFSLVYPIHVLAALVWVGGMFFAWMVLRPAAMKALDGPGRLTLWVEVFQGFFRWVWGAVILLPVTGVGMLHLQHIAFDNAPRYVQVMMGLYVVMAALFIRIQALMLPELRTAVQAKDWPAGAAVLGRIRKVVGFNLLVGVVLVAVAAARPSF, from the coding sequence ATGACACCTTTTAGCCTCGTTTACCCCATCCATGTACTGGCCGCGCTGGTGTGGGTCGGCGGTATGTTTTTCGCCTGGATGGTGCTGCGCCCTGCGGCGATGAAGGCACTGGACGGTCCCGGCCGCCTGACGCTCTGGGTAGAAGTGTTTCAAGGTTTTTTTCGTTGGGTGTGGGGGGCGGTGATTCTGCTGCCGGTCACCGGGGTGGGCATGCTGCATCTGCAACATATCGCTTTCGATAACGCGCCGCGTTATGTGCAGGTGATGATGGGCTTGTATGTGGTGATGGCCGCGCTGTTCATCCGGATTCAGGCATTGATGCTGCCCGAATTGCGCACGGCGGTGCAGGCGAAAGACTGGCCGGCGGGTGCCGCGGTACTGGGGCGGATTCGCAAGGTGGTGGGGTTCAATCTGCTGGTCGGGGTAGTGCTGGTGGCGGTGGCTGCTGCGCGCCCCTCGTTCTGA
- a CDS encoding OmpA family protein translates to MSVLTRSVLPVLLLGSLLTGCATHSDGTAPLNQRTWPICSLIGGLVGGGLGALESGGWAGGGAALGILTGGLICYAQDGDEDDDGVFDRRDRCPDTPANTPVDHRGCPLPQYPVTEKPAEPAPQTEVITLNDAGNVLFDFDKSDLKPAAKSQLDTLMDKLRNADVVSIKVIGHTDSKGSDAYNQALSERRASSVAEYLLSQGLAPNKLTSEGRGESEPVADNNTDEGRAQNRRVELHINR, encoded by the coding sequence ATGAGTGTTCTTACAAGGTCCGTCTTGCCGGTTCTGCTGCTGGGCAGCCTGTTGACCGGTTGCGCCACCCACAGCGATGGCACCGCTCCCCTCAATCAACGTACCTGGCCGATCTGCAGCCTTATTGGCGGACTGGTCGGCGGCGGTCTCGGCGCGCTCGAAAGTGGCGGCTGGGCCGGCGGTGGCGCTGCGCTGGGGATCCTCACCGGCGGATTGATCTGCTATGCCCAGGATGGCGATGAAGACGACGACGGCGTGTTCGATCGCCGCGACCGTTGCCCCGATACCCCGGCCAATACCCCGGTCGACCACCGTGGCTGTCCGTTGCCGCAATACCCGGTCACCGAGAAACCCGCCGAACCGGCCCCGCAAACCGAAGTCATCACCCTCAACGATGCCGGCAACGTGCTGTTCGACTTCGACAAGTCCGATTTGAAACCGGCCGCAAAAAGTCAGCTGGACACGTTGATGGACAAACTGCGCAATGCCGACGTGGTGAGCATCAAGGTCATTGGCCACACCGACAGCAAGGGTTCGGACGCCTACAACCAGGCGCTTTCGGAACGTCGCGCCAGCAGCGTGGCGGAGTATTTGCTGAGTCAGGGCCTGGCGCCGAACAAACTCACCAGTGAAGGGCGCGGCGAAAGTGAACCGGTCGCCGATAACAATACGGACGAAGGGCGTGCGCAGAACCGTCGGGTGGAACTGCACATCAATCGTTAG